One genomic segment of Syngnathus acus chromosome 1, fSynAcu1.2, whole genome shotgun sequence includes these proteins:
- the inab gene encoding internexin neuronal intermediate filament protein, alpha b, whose amino-acid sequence MNYGSEVYSSSSYRRIFGESPRYASSPSRTAMSVSSSRAGYRASSAPRSNVSSAGAYTRKSGRAYSSMPLDTFDLAQSSVLNNEFKIVRTNEKEQMQGLNDRFAMFIEKVRNLEQHNKVLETELVALRQRQAEPSRLADLYQQEIRELRSQLDDLNGEKSQLLIERDSIDDDLQKLRGKYEEEFRAREDAEATLKAFKKDVEDATMVRLDLEKKVESLLDEISFLRKVHDEEVAELTDMIQAAQVSVEMEVAKPDLTSALKEIRSQYESMASKNLQSAEEWYKTKFADLSEQATRSNDAIRASREEMSEFRRQLQSKTIEVESLRGTNESLEKQLREMEDRHGVEIGNYQDGIAELENELRTTKSEMARHLREYQDLLNVKMALDIEIAAYRKLLEGEETRIGTGITYSSPSITSGGGQSYNYQSRIYTSSGKGSKREGKDESQPQSKAGSKATHEVYEETVVTTKKVEKPQDASDTSTKQNN is encoded by the exons ATGAACTACGGATCTGAAGTgtactcctcttcctcctacCGAAGGATCTTCGGGGAATCTCCCCGCTATGCGTCCTCTCCATCTCGGACAGCCATGAGCGTCTCCTCCTCGCGGGCAGGCTACCGAGCCTCCTCCGCACCCCGGAGCAACGTTTCATCCGCGGGCGCGTACACCCGAAAGTCCGGACGCGCCTATTCGTCCATGCCTCTGGATACCTTCGACCTGGCCCAGAGCAGCGTCCTCAATAATGAGTTCAAAATTGTACGCACCAATGAAAAGGAGCAAATGCAGGGTCTCAATGACCGCTTTGCCATGTTCATCGAGAAAGTGCGCAACTTGGAGCAACATAATAAAGTGCTGGAGACTGAGCTGGTGGCCCTGCGCCAGAGGCAGGCGGAACCATCCCGCCTCGCCGACCTGTACCAGCAGGAGATCCGCGAACTGCGCTCCCAGCTGGATGATCTTAATGGGGAGAAGTCCCAGCTCCTCATCGAGAGAGATAGCATCGATGATGACCTCCAGAAGCTCAGGGGGAAATATGAAGAAGAGTTCCGTGCCCGTGAGGACGCGGAGGCCACTCTCAAGGCTTTCAAGAAAGATGTGGAGGACGCCACCATGGTGCGTTTAGACCTGGAGAAGAAGGTGGAATCTCTCCTGGATGAAATCAGCTTCCTGAGGAAGGTGCACGATGAGGAGGTGGCCGAACTCACGGACATGATCCAAGCCGCtcaggtgtctgtggagatgGAGGTCGCCAAGCCGGACCTGACCTCCGCCCTCAAGGAGATCCGAAGTCAGTATGAGTCCATGGCCTCCAAGAACCTGCAGTCCGCCGAGGAGTGGTACAAGACCAAGTTCGCCGACCTCTCTGAGCAGGCCACCCGCAGCAATGATGCCATCCGCGCCAGCAGGGAGGAAATGAGCGAGTTTAGGAGGCAACTGCAGTCCAAGACCATTGAAGTTGAGAGCCTGAGAGGCACTAATGAGTCCCTGGAAAAGCAGCTCAGGGAGATGGAGGACAGACACGGTGTGGAGATTGGAAACTACCAG GATGGCATAGCAGAGTTGGAGAATGAGTTGAGGACCACTAAAAGTGAGATGGCTCGTCACTTGAGGGAGTACCAAGATCTGCTGAATGTCAAGATGGCTCTTGATATTGAGATAGCGGCATATAG GAAGCTGCTGGAAGGCGAGGAGACCCGCATAGGGACAGGGATCACCTATTCCAGCCCATCCATTACTTCAGGCGGTGGACAGAGCTACAACTACCAGTCCCGCATCTACACCAGCTCTGGCAAGGGATCCAAGAGGGAAGGCAAGGATGAGAGCCAGCCGCAGAGCAAGGCTGGGAGCAAGGCCACTCACGAGGTTTATGAGGAAACAGTGGTCACCACTAAAAAGGTGGAGAAACCGCAAGATGCCAGTGATACCTCAACCAAACAGAATAACTAG